A stretch of the Vulcanisaeta souniana JCM 11219 genome encodes the following:
- a CDS encoding 50S ribosomal protein L30e: MIDISRELQVALNTGKVMLGYKESLKAIVDGSAKLVILSSNAPAELVSTVQYYAKMSNVPIYVFQGSSWDLGAAVRKPFKISTIAIVDPGESNILTLATQRSG; this comes from the coding sequence ATGATTGATATTTCACGAGAACTTCAGGTCGCGTTGAATACAGGTAAGGTGATGCTTGGTTATAAGGAGTCACTTAAGGCTATAGTTGATGGTTCAGCAAAACTAGTAATACTTTCCTCAAATGCACCTGCTGAGTTAGTGAGTACGGTGCAGTATTATGCAAAGATGTCGAATGTACCAATATACGTATTCCAAGGATCAAGCTGGGACCTAGGCGCTGCGGTTAGGAAACCATTCAAAATTTCAACCATAGCAATAGTAGACCCAGGGGAAAGCAATATATTAACCCTAGCAACGCAACGTAGTGGGTGA
- the rpoA2 gene encoding DNA-directed RNA polymerase subunit A'' produces the protein MVSQEELNNVLVQLAKILPPRIIDDLRNRLTNMEVTREQLASLVRILVNEYYKMLIDPGEAIGIVTAQSVGEPSTQMILRSFHFAGLREFSMALGLPRMIELVDARRKPSVPMMMIYLDEEHRKDPNKAQEVAYKVQLTTIENVTKSVEIDYINSQIIIEIDKNELNQRGLSMEDVRKVVERIKGKGARVEIEDNVIRVTLEEADIIKLRRVRDKIMQTRLAGIKNVKKSLVRYSERDGEWIIETEGTNLEAVLTIDGVDYRRTISNDIHEVAEVLGVEAARTVIMRELKKVLDQQGLDTDLRHLMLVSDVMTWTGKVRQVGRHGVVGEKESPLARAAFEVTVKNLVEASIRGEFENFRGVVESVLAGKYIPIGTGIVQLLMEFE, from the coding sequence ATGGTGTCTCAGGAGGAGTTAAACAATGTATTGGTTCAATTAGCCAAGATATTGCCTCCAAGGATCATTGATGATTTAAGAAATAGATTAACAAACATGGAGGTAACAAGGGAGCAACTGGCAAGTCTCGTCAGGATCCTTGTGAATGAGTACTATAAGATGCTTATTGATCCAGGTGAGGCAATAGGCATTGTTACGGCGCAGTCCGTTGGTGAACCAAGCACGCAAATGATCCTTAGGTCATTCCATTTCGCAGGCCTTAGGGAATTCTCAATGGCACTTGGTCTGCCAAGAATGATTGAGCTTGTTGATGCCAGGAGAAAACCCTCAGTACCAATGATGATGATATACCTAGATGAAGAACACAGGAAGGATCCAAATAAAGCCCAGGAGGTTGCCTATAAGGTGCAGTTAACCACCATAGAGAATGTGACAAAGAGTGTTGAGATTGATTACATAAATTCCCAAATAATCATTGAGATTGATAAGAATGAACTTAATCAAAGGGGTTTAAGCATGGAGGATGTTAGGAAGGTCGTCGAGAGAATTAAGGGTAAGGGCGCACGGGTGGAGATCGAGGATAATGTAATAAGGGTCACGCTTGAGGAGGCAGACATAATAAAGCTCAGGAGGGTTAGGGATAAGATAATGCAGACGAGACTTGCTGGGATTAAGAATGTGAAGAAGTCACTGGTTAGGTATAGCGAGAGGGATGGTGAGTGGATAATAGAGACTGAGGGTACTAACCTCGAGGCAGTCTTAACAATAGATGGTGTTGACTATAGGAGGACGATATCCAATGATATCCATGAGGTTGCTGAGGTATTGGGTGTAGAGGCCGCAAGGACTGTAATAATGAGGGAACTAAAGAAGGTTCTTGACCAACAAGGTCTAGATACGGATTTAAGGCATTTAATGCTCGTTTCAGACGTAATGACCTGGACAGGTAAGGTTAGGCAGGTAGGTAGACACGGTGTTGTTGGTGAGAAGGAAAGCCCACTGGCCAGGGCAGCCTTCGAGGTTACTGTCAAGAACTTGGTTGAGGCGTCGATTAGGGGCGAGTTTGAGAATTTCAGGGGTGTTGTTGAGAGTGTGCTTGCCGGTAAGTACATCCCTATTGGTACGGGTATTGTTCAGTTACTAATGGAATTCGAATAA
- the rpoA1 gene encoding DNA-directed RNA polymerase subunit A' — MAAQAEKTSIREEEIPLKTIKAIKFSVLSPDIVRSLSVMEITTSETYDEAGRPMVGGLMDKRLGVVEPGARCETCGNPPDKCPGHFGRIELARPVIHVEYSKYVHDLLKTTCRECGRILLTDDEIEKYRRRLEKLRARWKLLADRLIERIRKRAMERTVCPHCGAKQYRVRIERPYTFYEEKENGVLERLDPMKIRERLEKIPDSDLELLGWDPKVARPEWAVLTVLPVPPPQVRPSIQLETGQRSEDDLTHKLVDIVRVNEKLRTAIESGAPSSVVDQLWDLLQYHIATYFNNELPNLPPVKHRSGRPLKTLAQRLKGKEGRFRGSLSGKRVDFSARTVISPDPNLSINEVGVPIDVAKMLTVPMTVTEWNLDLARQLVLNGPEVWPGANYVVYPDGRRVDLRYFRDRRELANKLAPGFIIERHLINGDIILFNRQPSLHRMSIMGHLVRVLPGRTFRLHLAVCPPYNADFDGDEMNLHVPQNEEARAEAKTLMLVQNHIITPRYGGPIIGARQDYITGGYLLTKKDTFINKEGIAYLLAAAGYDSDIVEPAIMHPKELWTGKQVISMLLPKDLNWIQSTAIKESCKDPYNCYTDEYIIIVNGYMATGVLDKKSIGAEQVDSLWHVVVKRYGNSYARKWVDSILRSLVRFLDLRGFSMGIDSLEMPLESYRELDKLYEDSERKVLEYIQKFKEGKLEAEPGLTVEETLENNVTIELSRVREAAARVAEKYINKDGEAYIMAKTGARGSIVNITQMVAMLGQQTIRGERFKRGFAGRTTAHFESGDLGPTAKGFVRNNFKVGLTPLEFFFHAAGGRDGLVDTAVRTAQSGYMQRRLINALQDIYVAYDGTVRNASGSIIQTKYAEDGIDVSKSDHGRLNLDEIFRRAGLSR; from the coding sequence ATGGCGGCACAAGCCGAGAAAACCTCCATTAGGGAGGAGGAAATACCACTTAAGACCATAAAGGCCATTAAGTTCTCCGTTCTATCACCAGACATTGTCAGGTCATTATCCGTGATGGAGATAACAACGTCGGAGACATACGATGAGGCAGGTAGGCCCATGGTTGGCGGATTAATGGACAAAAGACTTGGTGTTGTTGAACCAGGCGCCAGGTGCGAGACCTGTGGTAATCCACCCGATAAGTGCCCTGGGCATTTTGGCAGAATTGAATTAGCCAGGCCAGTAATCCACGTGGAGTACTCGAAGTATGTGCATGACTTACTCAAAACGACGTGCAGAGAGTGCGGTAGGATACTACTTACAGATGATGAAATAGAGAAGTATAGGAGGAGGCTAGAGAAATTGAGGGCTAGATGGAAATTACTTGCCGACAGGCTCATTGAGAGGATAAGGAAGAGGGCCATGGAGAGGACCGTATGTCCGCACTGCGGTGCCAAGCAGTATAGGGTTAGAATTGAGAGGCCGTACACATTCTATGAGGAGAAGGAGAATGGTGTTCTCGAGAGGCTCGATCCAATGAAGATCAGAGAGAGGCTCGAGAAGATACCAGATAGTGACCTGGAGTTGTTGGGCTGGGATCCAAAGGTTGCCAGGCCAGAGTGGGCCGTTCTTACCGTATTACCCGTGCCTCCGCCACAGGTCAGGCCTTCAATACAGTTGGAAACTGGGCAGAGGAGCGAGGACGACCTTACGCACAAGCTTGTAGACATTGTTAGGGTTAATGAGAAGTTGAGGACAGCAATTGAGTCTGGTGCACCGAGTAGTGTCGTTGACCAACTATGGGACCTGCTCCAGTACCATATTGCTACATACTTCAATAACGAACTACCGAACCTACCACCAGTTAAACATAGGAGCGGAAGACCGCTTAAAACGTTGGCTCAGAGGCTCAAGGGCAAGGAGGGTAGGTTTAGAGGAAGTCTATCCGGTAAGAGAGTTGACTTCTCGGCAAGGACTGTAATAAGCCCAGACCCTAACCTAAGTATTAACGAGGTTGGTGTGCCGATAGACGTTGCTAAGATGCTCACGGTACCCATGACGGTAACCGAGTGGAATCTTGACTTAGCTAGGCAATTGGTGCTTAATGGACCAGAGGTATGGCCTGGAGCTAACTACGTGGTTTACCCAGACGGTAGAAGGGTAGACCTTAGGTACTTCAGGGATAGACGTGAATTAGCAAATAAACTGGCGCCTGGTTTCATCATTGAGAGGCACCTAATAAACGGCGACATAATCCTATTCAATAGACAACCAAGTCTGCATAGGATGTCAATTATGGGGCACTTGGTTAGGGTATTACCTGGCAGGACCTTTAGACTTCACCTGGCGGTTTGTCCGCCGTATAATGCTGACTTTGATGGGGATGAGATGAACCTTCATGTACCCCAGAATGAGGAGGCTAGGGCTGAGGCTAAGACATTAATGCTTGTTCAGAATCACATAATAACGCCTAGGTATGGCGGACCAATAATAGGTGCAAGGCAGGACTACATAACGGGCGGTTATCTCTTGACTAAGAAGGATACGTTCATAAATAAGGAAGGCATCGCGTATTTACTGGCGGCTGCTGGTTATGATAGCGACATTGTTGAACCGGCCATAATGCATCCAAAGGAGCTTTGGACCGGTAAGCAAGTGATCTCAATGTTGTTGCCAAAGGACCTAAACTGGATTCAATCAACGGCAATCAAGGAGAGTTGTAAGGATCCATACAATTGTTATACAGATGAGTATATAATCATTGTTAATGGTTACATGGCCACGGGGGTACTTGACAAAAAGTCGATTGGAGCTGAGCAAGTAGACTCGCTTTGGCATGTTGTGGTTAAGAGATACGGCAATAGCTATGCCAGGAAATGGGTCGATTCAATACTAAGGTCGTTAGTTAGGTTCCTAGATCTTAGGGGATTTAGCATGGGAATAGATTCGTTAGAGATGCCTCTGGAAAGCTATAGGGAGCTTGATAAGCTTTATGAAGATAGTGAGAGGAAGGTCCTTGAGTACATCCAGAAGTTTAAGGAGGGTAAACTTGAGGCTGAGCCCGGTTTAACCGTTGAAGAGACCCTGGAGAACAATGTAACAATAGAGCTTAGCCGTGTCAGGGAGGCTGCCGCTCGCGTCGCTGAGAAGTACATTAATAAGGATGGTGAGGCCTACATAATGGCTAAGACAGGCGCCAGGGGCAGTATCGTCAATATAACGCAGATGGTTGCGATGCTTGGGCAACAGACAATAAGGGGTGAGCGTTTCAAGAGGGGGTTTGCTGGAAGGACTACAGCGCACTTCGAGTCTGGTGATCTAGGTCCAACAGCAAAGGGGTTCGTTAGGAATAACTTCAAGGTTGGATTGACGCCATTGGAGTTCTTCTTCCATGCTGCTGGCGGTAGGGATGGCCTAGTGGATACTGCGGTTAGGACAGCACAGAGTGGTTACATGCAGAGGAGGCTCATTAATGCGTTGCAGGATATTTACGTTGCTTATGATGGCACCGTTAGGAATGCCTCGGGCTCCATTATACAGACTAAGTATGCTGAGGATGGCATTGATGTTAGTAAGAGCGATCATGGTAGGCTCAACCTTGACGAAATATTTAGAAGGGCTGGTCTGAGTAGGTGA
- a CDS encoding NusA-like transcription termination signal-binding factor: MPSIRLTEEEIRYVALFEKITGITPRDTVIDSQYNRIVFIVDKNFAPLAVGKNGINIRKLKELTGKDIEVVEYGETPEELIKNSLYPARVISVKITKLPNNGNIAIATVHNEDKAVAIGKQGRNINRAKLLAKRYFDIERIKIVSPEQSQ, encoded by the coding sequence ATGCCAAGCATTAGATTAACAGAAGAGGAAATTAGATACGTGGCATTATTTGAAAAAATAACTGGAATAACACCAAGGGATACGGTAATTGATAGTCAATACAATAGAATAGTATTCATCGTTGATAAGAACTTTGCGCCGCTGGCTGTAGGCAAGAACGGCATCAATATTAGGAAACTAAAGGAATTGACGGGTAAGGATATTGAGGTAGTTGAATATGGAGAAACACCGGAGGAGCTAATCAAGAACAGTCTATATCCAGCAAGGGTAATTTCAGTGAAAATAACCAAGCTACCAAACAACGGAAACATAGCCATAGCCACTGTTCACAATGAGGACAAGGCAGTGGCCATAGGCAAACAAGGAAGAAACATAAACAGGGCCAAATTACTCGCCAAGCGATACTTCGACATAGAGAGAATAAAAATAGTATCACCAGAACAAAGCCAGTAA